Proteins encoded by one window of Ulvibacter sp. MAR_2010_11:
- a CDS encoding YdeI family protein, which translates to MTDSQKIDTYIAKHSKWKQELQQLREMFHQTELKEEVKWGSPTYTLNGKLVAGMAAFKNHYALWFHQGVFLKDSHGKLVNAQEGVTKALRQWRFEKEDVIEPHIVLQYLQEAIVNSIAGKKVKPQRKKGVTIPPFLKLELKKNTTLDAAFKALTPGKQREYAEYIGEAKRDATKQTRLEKITPMILEGVGLHDKYKNC; encoded by the coding sequence ATGACCGATTCGCAAAAGATAGATACATACATTGCCAAGCATTCAAAGTGGAAACAAGAACTTCAGCAATTGAGAGAAATGTTTCATCAAACCGAATTAAAGGAAGAGGTAAAATGGGGCAGCCCAACCTATACCCTTAATGGTAAATTGGTAGCGGGTATGGCGGCATTCAAAAATCATTATGCACTTTGGTTTCATCAAGGTGTATTTTTAAAGGATTCTCACGGAAAATTAGTAAATGCTCAGGAAGGGGTTACTAAAGCTTTACGACAGTGGCGTTTTGAAAAAGAGGATGTCATCGAACCACATATTGTTTTACAGTATCTACAGGAGGCAATTGTAAACAGTATTGCGGGAAAAAAAGTAAAACCACAGCGAAAAAAAGGTGTGACTATCCCTCCTTTTTTAAAATTGGAGTTAAAAAAAAATACTACTCTGGACGCAGCTTTTAAGGCACTCACTCCGGGGAAACAGCGTGAATATGCCGAATATATCGGTGAGGCAAAGCGGGATGCTACAAAGCAAACGCGATTAGAAAAAATTACACCCATGATACTTGAAGGTGTAGGGTTACATGATAAATATAAAAACTGTTAA
- a CDS encoding TonB-dependent receptor, with amino-acid sequence MQASKSYITVIVILTILISIFPNTVLGQTTISGKVMENNGTPIPGANVYLEGTYDGVSTDERGNFSFETSETGIHNLVVSFLSFETFIFTSDVSKMQGLSIKLRGDVNSLDTVVVSAGTFEASDNSKVSVLKPLDVVTTASALGDFVGALQTLPGTTTVSEDGRLFVRGGEADETQIFIDGIRVFTPYSPTTNNIPTRGRYSPFLFDGITFSTGGYSAEYGQALSSVLLLNTIDEPDQEKTDIAVMTVGGGLGNTQKWDKSSLSVNATYINLAPYVALFPDRNTWEKPFEGYAGETVFRQKTKNGLFKMYAAFDGTNFELTQEDINLPEGVHFKLNNNNFYVNTSYSSPLGDSWKLFAGGSYTFSKSKIGIFDLKINDTENSVHAKLKFRKRFSNRVKLSFGAEQFSTDFSEKYNDPSTNARLGFQNNITAAFAETDIIFSKQFAVKLGLRGEYSQLFEALTVSPRTSIAYKTGKNSQLSLAYGDFFQQPNSDILKFENNLEAQKTQHYILNYQYSANNRIFRAEAYRKEYNSLVAYDTEFPSFDSSFTNNGEGYAQGIDLFWRDNESIKNVDYWISYSLLDTEREYQNYPIAATPSFVNTHNVSVVGKYWINDWKSQIGFSHQYASGRTYTNPNESGFLQNKTRDYHSTSLNWAYLISAQKILYFSINNVFAVKNVNGYQYANTPDASGNFSRRALQPAADQFFFVGFFWTISEDGNENQLDNL; translated from the coding sequence ATGCAAGCGTCAAAATCATATATAACCGTAATTGTTATCCTTACAATACTAATCTCAATTTTTCCAAATACGGTCCTCGGTCAAACTACAATTTCCGGAAAGGTTATGGAAAACAACGGAACGCCAATTCCCGGCGCCAATGTTTATTTGGAAGGAACCTACGACGGAGTTTCGACCGACGAACGGGGTAACTTCAGTTTTGAAACTTCGGAAACAGGAATCCACAATCTAGTAGTTTCATTTTTATCTTTCGAAACATTTATTTTTACAAGTGATGTTTCCAAAATGCAGGGTCTTTCCATAAAGCTTCGGGGAGATGTAAATTCTCTCGATACTGTTGTCGTTTCGGCAGGTACCTTTGAAGCCAGTGACAACAGCAAGGTCTCTGTTTTAAAACCGCTGGACGTGGTAACAACGGCGAGTGCTTTGGGAGATTTTGTAGGCGCACTGCAAACGCTTCCCGGAACCACTACGGTTTCGGAGGACGGCCGTCTTTTTGTTAGAGGTGGAGAAGCAGATGAAACACAAATATTTATTGACGGAATCAGGGTTTTTACTCCCTATTCACCCACCACCAATAACATTCCTACTCGCGGGCGTTACAGCCCGTTTTTATTCGATGGAATTACATTTTCAACGGGGGGATATTCTGCCGAATACGGCCAAGCTTTATCCTCTGTCTTATTGCTGAATACCATAGACGAACCCGATCAGGAAAAAACCGATATAGCAGTAATGACAGTGGGTGGTGGTTTGGGCAATACTCAAAAATGGGACAAGAGCTCCCTGAGCGTAAATGCTACCTATATTAACCTGGCACCCTATGTTGCGCTATTCCCCGATAGAAATACCTGGGAAAAACCTTTCGAAGGCTATGCGGGAGAGACTGTATTCAGGCAAAAAACCAAAAACGGACTTTTTAAAATGTACGCTGCCTTCGACGGTACTAATTTTGAATTGACTCAGGAAGACATCAACCTGCCTGAAGGAGTACACTTTAAATTGAATAACAATAATTTTTATGTAAACACCAGTTATAGCAGTCCGCTGGGAGACAGTTGGAAGCTATTTGCAGGCGGAAGTTATACTTTTTCGAAAAGTAAAATTGGAATTTTTGATTTAAAAATAAATGATACTGAAAATTCGGTACATGCTAAGCTTAAGTTTCGTAAACGTTTTAGCAATCGTGTGAAATTAAGTTTTGGAGCCGAACAATTTAGCACAGATTTTTCTGAAAAATACAACGATCCTTCAACTAATGCACGCCTCGGTTTTCAGAATAATATAACAGCAGCCTTTGCCGAAACAGATATTATTTTTTCGAAGCAGTTTGCTGTAAAACTAGGCTTACGTGGGGAATACAGCCAATTGTTTGAAGCGCTTACCGTTTCGCCAAGAACTTCGATAGCTTATAAAACCGGGAAGAATAGTCAGTTGTCATTGGCCTACGGCGATTTCTTTCAGCAGCCCAATAGTGATATTTTAAAATTTGAAAACAATCTGGAAGCTCAAAAGACGCAGCATTATATTTTAAATTATCAGTATTCGGCAAACAATCGAATTTTTAGAGCCGAAGCCTACCGCAAAGAATACAATAGTTTAGTTGCCTACGACACCGAATTTCCATCCTTTGATAGTAGTTTCACAAACAACGGTGAAGGCTATGCACAGGGAATTGATCTTTTTTGGCGCGATAACGAAAGCATTAAGAATGTAGATTATTGGATAAGTTATTCATTGCTCGACACAGAACGGGAATATCAGAATTATCCAATAGCTGCAACTCCCTCCTTTGTCAACACCCACAATGTTTCGGTGGTAGGAAAATACTGGATAAACGATTGGAAGAGTCAGATAGGGTTTAGTCATCAGTACGCAAGCGGACGTACTTATACCAATCCGAACGAATCGGGATTCCTTCAGAATAAAACAAGGGATTACCACAGTACCAGTCTTAACTGGGCGTATCTTATTTCGGCACAAAAAATACTTTATTTTTCTATAAACAATGTGTTTGCGGTTAAAAATGTAAATGGATACCAATATGCAAATACACCCGATGCCAGCGGTAATTTTAGCCGAAGAGCCCTGCAACCTGCAGCCGATCAATTCTTTTTTGTAGGCTTCTTTTGGACGATTAGCGAAGACGGAAACGAGAATCAGTTGGACAATCTTTAG
- a CDS encoding 2TM domain-containing protein: MKLVIKEFGKAFSLGILIFIVLEIIQYLNGYRINSIQQFFTEFGYNQLYSVVLYMANAFFIFFLMKKYKGELFKTHHLTRGILGGIGITILCLLFLRFTTEVIIEGKTFSVFLTNEKLQYYYVSFIISAVITTIFYAVYYYRFTQERKVKEQKIIAGTASAKFDALKNQLDPHFLFNSLNVLTSLIEENPEAATKFTTSLSKVYRYVLEQKNKELVTVAEELKFAELYMSLLKMRFEDSIVFTISNNISNPEAKVIPLALQLVLENAVKHNMVTPSKKLHITIFEEEGNLVIKNNVQPKQVVKESSGVGLRNIRQRYFLLTNRAVQIKENDKEFSIAIPMLTQETKAMHIQETYISEKKYERAKKRVEELKGFYVHLTIYLIMVPVFIFLNYKSTGFPWAIFPIAGWGFGVMGHAMEVFNYNPFLGKNWEDRKLRELMDKDDFKEL, translated from the coding sequence ATGAAGTTAGTAATAAAAGAGTTTGGAAAAGCATTTTCTTTAGGGATCCTCATATTTATTGTATTGGAAATTATACAATATCTCAATGGGTACCGTATAAACAGTATCCAACAATTTTTTACCGAGTTTGGATACAACCAATTGTACTCGGTGGTGCTGTATATGGCAAATGCATTCTTTATCTTCTTTTTAATGAAGAAATACAAGGGAGAACTTTTTAAAACGCACCACCTTACACGGGGTATTTTAGGAGGAATTGGAATTACGATTCTCTGTTTATTATTCCTTCGGTTTACTACGGAAGTGATTATAGAAGGGAAGACTTTTTCGGTGTTTTTGACGAATGAAAAATTGCAATATTATTACGTGTCGTTTATTATTTCGGCGGTAATTACTACCATCTTTTACGCAGTTTATTACTACCGATTTACACAGGAAAGAAAGGTAAAAGAACAGAAAATCATTGCCGGAACGGCTTCAGCAAAATTTGACGCCTTAAAAAATCAGTTGGATCCGCATTTTCTCTTTAATAGTTTGAATGTATTAACCAGTTTGATTGAAGAAAACCCTGAAGCCGCTACCAAGTTCACCACCTCACTTTCTAAAGTATATCGTTACGTTTTGGAACAAAAGAACAAAGAGTTGGTAACGGTAGCCGAAGAGTTGAAGTTTGCCGAATTGTATATGTCATTGCTAAAAATGCGATTTGAAGACAGTATTGTGTTTACTATATCCAACAATATTTCGAATCCTGAAGCAAAGGTGATTCCGCTTGCGCTTCAGTTGGTGTTGGAAAATGCCGTAAAGCACAATATGGTGACACCCTCAAAGAAGCTGCATATCACCATTTTTGAAGAGGAGGGCAATCTGGTAATTAAGAACAATGTACAGCCAAAACAGGTTGTAAAAGAAAGCAGCGGAGTAGGCCTTAGAAATATAAGACAACGGTATTTTTTATTGACCAACAGAGCTGTTCAGATAAAAGAAAATGACAAAGAGTTTAGTATTGCAATACCAATGCTAACACAAGAAACAAAAGCCATGCATATACAAGAGACATATATTTCAGAAAAAAAATACGAACGCGCCAAAAAGAGGGTAGAAGAGTTAAAAGGATTTTACGTCCATCTTACAATTTATTTAATTATGGTTCCGGTGTTTATCTTTCTCAATTACAAGTCTACCGGATTTCCTTGGGCTATATTTCCCATAGCCGGTTGGGGCTTTGGAGTGATGGGTCATGCCATGGAGGTGTTTAATTACAATCCGTTTTTAGGTAAAAATTGGGAAGATAGAAAGTTGCGGGAATTAATGGACAAAGACGATTTTAAAGAATTATAA
- a CDS encoding 2TM domain-containing protein, which translates to MEDFNKEKRFLQAKERIACIKKFYTSLMFYVVFISFLAALNYYTNEWSYPWFLWAAFGWGIGIAIQAFKAFGWLPYMSKDWEERKIKEFMEKDDESSSGNRWS; encoded by the coding sequence ATGGAAGATTTTAACAAAGAGAAACGCTTTTTACAAGCCAAAGAGCGAATTGCCTGTATAAAGAAATTCTATACCAGCCTGATGTTTTATGTCGTATTTATAAGCTTTTTGGCAGCGCTAAATTACTACACAAACGAGTGGAGCTATCCCTGGTTTTTATGGGCTGCTTTTGGATGGGGAATTGGAATTGCAATTCAGGCATTTAAAGCTTTTGGATGGCTTCCCTATATGAGCAAAGACTGGGAAGAGCGAAAAATTAAAGAATTTATGGAAAAGGATGATGAATCCTCTTCCGGCAACCGCTGGAGCTAA
- a CDS encoding 2TM domain-containing protein → MNDSERLKYKRAKKHVSCLKGFYNHLMVYLIFNIPLLLIRTNTIPIFKIYTENRDFQSWLDWNTYGITFVWGIGLLIHWILVFKFRFDFLREWEKKKIKDIITKEENESDQRWN, encoded by the coding sequence ATGAATGATTCAGAAAGGCTGAAATACAAACGCGCTAAAAAGCACGTGAGTTGTTTAAAGGGTTTTTATAACCACTTGATGGTCTACCTTATTTTTAATATCCCATTGCTATTAATAAGGACCAATACCATTCCTATTTTTAAAATTTATACTGAGAATCGCGATTTCCAAAGCTGGTTGGACTGGAATACCTACGGAATTACATTTGTCTGGGGAATTGGTTTGTTAATTCATTGGATACTCGTGTTTAAATTCCGATTTGATTTCTTAAGGGAATGGGAGAAAAAGAAAATTAAAGATATTATCACCAAGGAAGAAAATGAATCCGACCAACGTTGGAATTAA
- a CDS encoding 2TM domain-containing protein has translation MEDLDKIKYKRAKKKIKEIKGFYSHLTVYIVINILLLLMHMGLFHNGFFDFNFEVPTWPMFTTPFFWGIGLLFHGLYVFQDKFSFFKNWEERKIREFMEKDEEELKRTNKWNKQ, from the coding sequence ATGGAAGATTTAGACAAAATTAAATACAAACGCGCAAAGAAAAAGATTAAAGAGATAAAAGGATTTTATTCTCACCTAACCGTTTATATAGTCATTAACATCCTGCTTTTGCTAATGCATATGGGGCTTTTTCACAATGGATTTTTTGATTTCAATTTTGAAGTTCCTACCTGGCCCATGTTTACCACTCCTTTCTTTTGGGGAATCGGACTCTTGTTTCACGGGTTGTATGTTTTTCAAGACAAATTCAGTTTTTTTAAAAACTGGGAAGAACGAAAAATACGTGAGTTTATGGAAAAAGACGAAGAAGAACTTAAACGAACCAATAAGTGGAACAAACAATAG
- a CDS encoding LytTR family DNA-binding domain-containing protein yields the protein MKVLIIEDEKPSARRLQRMLEKLGVTTQHMLHSVSEAIQWFNNNTHPDLILLDIQLSDGLSFEIFDAVEVKSAIIFTTAFDEYALQAFKLNSIDYLLKPIDDDELQAAVEKYKKVKPQANNVQLNFEDIKKLLSNPVEREYKKRFTTKIGQHIKMISVDEIECFYSENKGTYAHTVEGRDYLLDTTLEELEEELEPQTFFRISRKYFININAIKDIISYTNSRLQLKLNSYKDQEVIVARERVKDFKVWLE from the coding sequence ATGAAAGTACTAATAATAGAAGACGAAAAACCTTCGGCCAGGCGTTTACAGCGTATGCTGGAAAAGTTGGGCGTGACCACGCAGCATATGCTTCACAGCGTTTCGGAAGCAATCCAATGGTTTAATAACAACACACACCCCGATCTTATTCTTTTAGACATTCAGTTAAGTGACGGACTTTCCTTCGAAATATTTGATGCGGTTGAAGTGAAAAGTGCCATAATATTTACAACTGCCTTCGATGAATATGCACTTCAGGCATTTAAATTGAATAGTATTGATTATCTGCTGAAACCTATAGACGATGACGAGTTGCAAGCCGCGGTGGAAAAGTATAAGAAAGTAAAGCCACAGGCCAATAACGTTCAACTTAATTTCGAGGATATTAAAAAACTACTTTCCAATCCGGTTGAACGCGAATACAAAAAGCGGTTCACAACCAAAATTGGGCAGCATATTAAAATGATTTCTGTAGATGAAATAGAGTGCTTTTACAGTGAAAATAAAGGAACCTATGCGCATACTGTAGAGGGACGTGATTATTTACTGGATACTACCCTTGAAGAATTGGAGGAAGAACTGGAACCCCAAACTTTTTTCAGAATAAGCAGAAAGTACTTTATTAACATCAATGCCATTAAAGATATCATTTCGTATACCAATTCGCGACTTCAATTAAAGCTGAACAGCTACAAAGACCAAGAAGTGATTGTGGCGAGAGAGCGTGTAAAAGATTTTAAAGTGTGGTTAGAGTAA
- a CDS encoding LETM1-related biofilm-associated protein produces the protein MNPSAIDWIPKYLNGIEQKILISSHKDNVQFYKALKHSGFIYGVSADAVLKKSVSSLKLTKEEYTKINLFHTLLFTYFQNNPEDDFSKAIDTINEFYKKLEKGKTGFLKKLSLSQSATQQLENILSSRIQETNYLIKKNNISLLTYALLYIDVLVFSKWLTTAKSIKECAKHLESMVISFSFLALRSKKKKNKYDHLLIDLFESSSEYLIEEGAKKDPVTLESMTNFAALTHLEKKYILDLCTLAVWDDYVMDENEYQYLQQLSEKLQLDKGEVTESLQDLKRFSEKYTESIKLFEYSNPVKQFYKQSAATVKLLILRNKNRLIKELEESGELLVLLSHSTVRDLNAEEKIKVKEQLLDICKTIPSLTIFLLPGGAVLLPLLAKFIPKLLPSAFNENRINENDKK, from the coding sequence ATGAACCCTTCCGCAATAGATTGGATTCCGAAGTATCTAAATGGCATTGAGCAAAAAATTCTCATTTCCTCTCATAAAGATAATGTACAATTTTACAAAGCATTAAAACACTCCGGCTTTATATACGGAGTGTCTGCCGATGCGGTTTTAAAAAAATCTGTTAGTTCCTTAAAATTAACCAAAGAAGAATACACCAAGATTAATCTCTTTCACACCTTACTGTTTACTTATTTTCAAAATAATCCCGAGGATGATTTTTCGAAAGCGATAGACACTATAAACGAGTTTTATAAAAAACTGGAAAAAGGAAAAACAGGCTTTTTAAAAAAACTATCCCTTTCTCAAAGTGCAACACAGCAGCTTGAAAACATATTGTCCTCCCGAATTCAGGAGACGAATTACCTCATTAAGAAAAACAATATTTCCTTACTTACCTATGCCCTGTTATATATAGATGTGTTGGTTTTTTCGAAATGGTTAACTACTGCCAAATCCATTAAGGAATGCGCCAAGCACCTGGAAAGTATGGTGATCTCATTTTCCTTTTTGGCCTTAAGATCCAAAAAGAAAAAGAACAAGTACGACCATTTGTTAATCGATTTGTTTGAATCGTCTTCCGAATATTTAATTGAAGAAGGCGCCAAGAAAGATCCGGTCACCCTTGAAAGCATGACCAACTTTGCTGCCTTGACACATCTAGAAAAGAAATACATTTTAGATTTATGTACGCTGGCCGTGTGGGATGATTATGTGATGGATGAAAACGAATACCAATACTTACAACAGCTGTCCGAAAAATTACAACTCGATAAGGGGGAAGTGACCGAAAGCTTGCAAGATTTGAAGCGCTTTTCAGAAAAATATACCGAAAGTATAAAGCTATTCGAGTACTCCAATCCGGTTAAACAGTTTTACAAACAATCTGCCGCCACAGTGAAACTCCTTATTTTACGTAATAAGAACCGTTTAATTAAAGAATTGGAAGAAAGTGGAGAGTTGTTGGTGCTATTGTCACATTCGACGGTTCGCGACCTCAACGCCGAAGAAAAGATAAAAGTTAAGGAGCAATTACTCGATATATGCAAAACTATTCCTTCGCTCACCATTTTTTTACTTCCGGGAGGAGCTGTATTATTACCGTTGTTGGCAAAATTTATTCCTAAGTTATTGCCTTCGGCTTTTAATGAGAACAGGATTAATGAAAATGATAAGAAATAG
- a CDS encoding DUF4331 family protein translates to MKRTKIFAAIGGMGLAVLSVFLIAADHIDAPDVAGTTTDIADFYAFEGDDANKTVFIATLQGPLTPGPVTENAQFDEDVLIEFNIDNTGDFIEDLVIQAIKRGDSMYFFGPVAPSQAGLGSVVETSVAPVAVKISTSTDVQTANVGGVKYFAGPRRDAFYFDFNRFNLVISGAVAPEGFLPPGQASDFFADLNVLAIAVEIPNSMLGTAPTHVAVAAGLFPPGALPDAYNVWVSAKRKQ, encoded by the coding sequence ATGAAAAGAACAAAAATTTTTGCAGCGATAGGAGGGATGGGATTAGCCGTGCTTTCTGTATTTTTAATTGCTGCAGATCACATTGATGCACCAGATGTTGCCGGTACCACAACGGATATCGCCGATTTCTATGCATTCGAAGGTGATGATGCTAATAAAACCGTATTCATTGCGACACTTCAAGGCCCTTTAACTCCGGGTCCTGTTACCGAAAATGCCCAATTTGATGAAGACGTATTGATAGAATTCAATATCGATAACACCGGAGATTTTATAGAAGATTTGGTAATTCAAGCCATCAAAAGAGGCGACTCTATGTACTTTTTTGGCCCTGTAGCTCCATCCCAAGCGGGATTAGGGAGTGTGGTTGAAACTTCAGTAGCTCCGGTTGCCGTAAAGATTTCTACGAGTACAGATGTTCAAACTGCAAATGTTGGTGGTGTTAAATACTTTGCCGGTCCGCGTAGAGATGCTTTCTATTTCGACTTTAATCGCTTTAACCTGGTAATTTCAGGAGCCGTAGCACCGGAAGGGTTTCTACCTCCGGGGCAGGCCAGTGACTTTTTCGCCGATTTAAATGTATTGGCTATCGCTGTTGAAATTCCTAATTCTATGTTAGGTACAGCTCCTACTCACGTTGCAGTAGCCGCAGGTTTATTTCCTCCGGGGGCATTACCGGACGCCTATAATGTATGGGTAAGTGCAAAAAGAAAGCAATAA
- a CDS encoding DUF4331 family protein, giving the protein MKTYKFRILFVAICTSLLFVQCSDDDDNGNVILQETCDDGIQNQDEEGVDCGGTACVPCVTALDFSGNYSQEDIMGRPGINTVFGGSNAIKNNFNGSIVSGRSSFQAGFQERLEFYHDVYAASLGIDPADLDYETNILGLDAATFTTVLAQFDAIQVAPNAPTTYYDGTNALTGRNLSDDVIDISLTLMFGGMSGTRFDGNNGTPQLTSDGVDSGDRDFTLGFPYLETPNN; this is encoded by the coding sequence ATGAAAACATATAAATTTAGAATACTATTTGTTGCCATCTGCACGTCACTACTTTTTGTACAATGTTCGGATGATGATGACAACGGAAATGTAATCCTACAGGAGACCTGCGATGATGGTATCCAAAATCAGGATGAAGAAGGTGTAGACTGTGGAGGAACGGCTTGTGTTCCCTGTGTGACAGCCTTAGATTTCAGCGGAAACTACAGTCAGGAAGATATAATGGGAAGACCCGGTATTAATACCGTATTTGGAGGTAGCAACGCTATAAAGAATAATTTTAACGGATCGATTGTAAGCGGGAGATCTTCTTTCCAGGCTGGATTTCAGGAAAGATTAGAGTTTTATCACGATGTATACGCAGCTTCGCTGGGTATCGATCCTGCCGATTTAGATTATGAAACCAATATTTTAGGATTGGATGCAGCGACGTTTACAACAGTATTGGCACAATTTGATGCCATACAAGTAGCGCCAAATGCTCCTACCACGTATTACGATGGTACCAATGCCTTAACGGGTAGAAACTTAAGCGACGATGTTATTGATATATCATTAACATTAATGTTTGGTGGAATGAGCGGGACTCGTTTTGACGGAAATAACGGTACTCCACAACTTACCAGTGATGGTGTAGATTCCGGAGATCGTGATTTTACGCTGGGATTCCCTTATTTGGAAACGCCTAATAATTAA
- a CDS encoding lipopolysaccharide assembly protein LapB: MRLLLSFIALSLCFACDKQHNEQVTHSQDYNSFLNTSNNQSYTEAVTEMNFWNNRLDADSTGVGELGPLANAYATIFTTTGDAQNLYAAERLYKKAIAISANNKDGYVRGLARNYISQHRFKEAKTILEESYAGISNKRATEMILFDVYMELGEYAKADTLLGRIKNTGDYNYLIRLAKWSDYKGDLEAAIKYLEKAKTIAEQRGGDGLRIWTYTNLADFYGHAGNIKDAYIHYLKTLQLQPDNSYAKKGITWILYASEGNTKEANRILDSVMVQHKIPDYYLLKAEMAEYEGNTSEATMFTNKFVSAAEAGNYGGMYNAFLIEIFAETNPEKAVQLAEIEIGNRATPETYDLLAYAQLKAGRKDAALETIEAFVIGKTFEPMAQYHAALIYKANGMDEKVQPLKEELLEASFELGPVLTKSIEDL; encoded by the coding sequence ATGAGACTATTACTATCATTTATAGCTTTATCACTATGCTTTGCATGTGACAAACAACACAACGAACAAGTTACCCATTCACAGGATTACAATTCATTTTTAAATACATCCAATAACCAATCCTATACCGAAGCCGTAACAGAAATGAACTTCTGGAATAATAGATTGGATGCAGATAGTACCGGAGTAGGAGAGCTGGGACCTTTGGCAAACGCATATGCCACTATTTTTACTACTACGGGAGATGCACAAAACCTGTATGCCGCCGAAAGATTGTACAAAAAAGCCATAGCAATTTCGGCAAACAACAAGGATGGGTACGTAAGAGGATTGGCGCGCAACTATATTTCACAACACCGGTTTAAAGAGGCTAAAACAATATTAGAGGAAAGCTATGCAGGAATTTCGAACAAACGCGCCACCGAAATGATTTTATTCGATGTGTATATGGAATTGGGGGAATATGCAAAAGCAGATACTCTCTTGGGGAGAATAAAGAATACAGGAGATTATAATTACCTAATACGCCTTGCGAAATGGAGCGATTATAAAGGCGATTTAGAGGCTGCAATTAAATATCTCGAAAAGGCCAAAACTATTGCAGAACAACGCGGAGGTGATGGGTTAAGAATTTGGACTTATACCAATTTGGCCGATTTCTACGGGCATGCGGGAAATATTAAAGATGCGTATATCCATTATCTTAAAACACTGCAACTACAGCCCGATAATTCGTATGCAAAAAAAGGAATCACCTGGATTTTATATGCTTCGGAAGGAAATACCAAAGAAGCCAATAGAATTCTTGATTCGGTGATGGTGCAGCATAAAATACCGGATTATTATTTATTGAAAGCTGAAATGGCCGAGTACGAAGGCAATACTTCTGAAGCTACTATGTTTACCAACAAGTTTGTATCTGCTGCCGAGGCAGGCAACTATGGAGGAATGTACAACGCATTTCTTATCGAAATCTTTGCAGAAACAAATCCTGAAAAAGCGGTTCAGTTAGCTGAAATAGAAATTGGAAATCGTGCCACTCCCGAAACTTACGATTTATTAGCCTATGCACAATTAAAAGCGGGAAGAAAGGATGCCGCGTTGGAGACAATTGAAGCCTTCGTTATAGGGAAAACGTTCGAACCTATGGCACAATACCACGCGGCGTTAATTTATAAGGCAAACGGCATGGATGAAAAGGTGCAACCGCTTAAAGAAGAGTTATTAGAAGCTTCCTTCGAACTGGGACCGGTGCTTACTAAAAGTATTGAAGATTTATAA
- a CDS encoding anti-sigma factor domain-containing protein, producing MTKEEIIASGKLEMYVCGSLSAEEISEVEQAIIEHPELRKEIEIIEASLITLAEAVAPPLSAMVWTYIINSIQKVRTLDSASRTNWPAITGWAAAILCIAGIFWMLNENNDLQEDIQITTTENTLLKEQIDVTEGELTEANNILTVLRSKEYTTIMLPGNQAVAPEAFAKVYYNKKENIAYIDASGLPVAPSGKVYQVWSLKLDPLTPTSMGLLSADTQAEKGVYKFDNIPDPEAFGITLEPEGGSATPTLTQLYTLGAVSP from the coding sequence ATGACTAAAGAAGAAATAATAGCATCCGGTAAATTAGAAATGTACGTCTGTGGCTCGCTTTCTGCTGAAGAAATTTCAGAAGTTGAACAGGCCATTATCGAGCATCCGGAACTGCGAAAAGAAATAGAAATTATTGAAGCTTCCTTAATCACACTTGCTGAAGCTGTTGCTCCACCGTTGTCTGCGATGGTTTGGACCTATATCATTAATTCAATTCAAAAGGTAAGAACATTAGATAGCGCCTCAAGAACTAACTGGCCGGCCATTACCGGTTGGGCAGCTGCGATTTTATGTATTGCCGGTATTTTCTGGATGTTGAATGAAAATAATGATCTGCAGGAGGATATTCAAATCACCACAACCGAAAATACATTATTAAAAGAACAGATTGATGTAACCGAAGGAGAACTTACTGAGGCAAACAACATCCTAACTGTCCTGCGGTCTAAAGAGTATACAACTATCATGCTTCCGGGTAATCAGGCAGTTGCGCCTGAAGCATTTGCCAAAGTATATTACAACAAGAAAGAAAACATTGCTTACATAGATGCCAGCGGATTACCTGTTGCTCCATCCGGAAAGGTATATCAAGTATGGTCACTTAAACTGGATCCACTTACTCCTACAAGTATGGGATTGTTGAGTGCCGATACTCAAGCCGAGAAAGGCGTGTATAAATTTGATAACATTCCAGATCCTGAGGCCTTTGGTATCACTCTCGAGCCCGAGGGAGGAAGCGCCACTCCAACACTTACGCAATTGTATACGTTGGGAGCTGTATCTCCATAA